Genomic window (Candidatus Methylomirabilota bacterium):
AGGAGCAGCCCCAGCTGTTCTGGGGATTCATCGCCAGCATGTACGTGGGCAACGTGGTGCTGCTCATCCTGAACCTGCCCTTCGTCGGGGTGTTCGTGAACATCCTGCGCATCCCGTACTCCTACCTCTACCCGTCGATCCTGGCCTTCGCCACGCTCGGGGTGTACGCGGTGAACAATAGCGTGGTGGACGTTTGGATCATGGCCGGCACCGGCCTGCTGGGCTACCTCTTGCGGAAGTTCGACTTCGAGCTCGCCCCGATCGTCCTGGGCCTGGTCCTGGCTCCCATGATCGAGCTGAGCTTCCGCCAGTCGCTGGCCATGTCCGGGGGCAGCTACCTGATCTTCGTGACTCGTCCCATCGCCGTCGTCATGTTGCTGGTCGGCCTGGCGCTGCTCCTGCTGAGCGTCCGCTCAGCGCTGAGCGGGGCGCTGGGCTGGCGCCCGGCCATCCGGCTGGAGGCGCCGACGGGCGGGGAAGGAGGAAGCAAGCCATGAGCGAATCCGAGCGCGATCCCGCCTGGGCCTGGGAGGAGCGTCGCTGGCGCGCCGGCGTAGACAAGGTCCGGGCCGGACGCTCGCTCCGGCCGGCCCGCTGGAAAGACGGCGCCCGCGTCTGCGTGGCGCTGTCCTTCGACTCCGACCACGAGACCTCCACGTTGCGCGAGGGCTCGGTCTCTCCGGGGCGGCTGTCCCAGGGCGAGTACGGCTCGCGCGTCGCCGTGCCCCGGATCCTGGCCTTGCTCCGCCGGCACAACCTGCGGGTCTCCTTCTTCGTCCCGGCCGTGGTGGCCATGCTCCATCCCGACGAGCAGCGCCGCGTGGTCGACGAGGGCCACGAGGTCGCCCTGCACGGCTGGATCCACGAGATGACCAGCCAGCTCACGCCGGCGGTGGAGCGCGATCTCATGCGGCGCGCGTTCGAGACGCTGGCCAAGATCGCCGGCCGGCCGCCGGTCGGCGTGCGCTGCCCGTCCTGGGACTTCAGCCCGGCCACGCTGGGGCTGATCCGGGAGCTGGGGCTGCTCTACGACTCGTCGCTCATGGCGGACGACGAGCCCTACGAGCTGCTGGAGAACGGCGAGCCCACCGGGATCGTGGAGCTGCCGGTGGAGTGGATCAAGGACGACGCGCCCTACTTCGGGATGCACCGCGCCTCGTCCCTGCGCCCGCACACGCCGCCCTCGGCGGTGCGGGAGATCTTCAAGGCCGAGTTCGACGGGGCGGTGGCCGAGGGCGGGCTCTTCCTGCTCACCATGCATCCGCACATCATCGGACACCGCTCGCGGATGGCCCTGCTGGTCGAGCTGATCGAGCACATGAAGGGCGTGGACGGCGTCTGGTTCGCCACCCACGAGGAGGTGGCCCGCTACTGCCTGGCCCAGGCCCCCGCCGGTCACTCCTCGTAGGTGCGGATCCGGGGCAGCTCGGGGAACAGTCGCATCCAGAGGGCCGCCACCAGCATGGTCCCCACGCCGCCGATCAGGACGGCCGGCACGGGGCCGAAGAGCTCGGCGGCCAGGCCCGACTCGAACTCGCCGAGCTGGTTGGAGGTGCCGGTGAACAGCGAGTGCACCGCGCTCACCCGCCCCCGCATCTCGTCGGGTGTGCGGATCTGCACCAGCGAGAAGCGGATGACGACGCTGACGACGTCGGAGGCGCCCAGCACGGCGAGCGCGACGAGCGACAGCGTCAGATTGGTGGAGAGGCCGAAGGCCACGGTGGCCGCCCCGAACGCCATGACCGCGCGGAACAGCGTCCGGCCCAGCCGTCGCTGGAGCGGGTGCTGGCCCAGGACGACCGACATGGCCAGCGCGCCCACGGCGGGCGCCGCGCGCAGCAATCCCAGGCCGCCGGGGCCCGTGCGCAGGATGTCGCGGGCGTAGATGGGCAGGAGCGCCGTGGCGCCCCCGAGCAGCACGGCGAACAGATCGAGCGACATCGTGCCCAGCAGCACCGGCCGGCTCCGGATGAAGGCGATCCCCGACAGGACCGCCTCGAGGGTGGCCGGCTCGCGGTCCCGCACGGCTCGCGCCACCCGGATGGCGGCGGCGCACCCCGCGGCCAGGACCACCAGGCCGGCGATGGTCAGATATGCCTCGACCGGTCGCAGACCGTAGAGCAGACCTCCCAGCGCCGGCCCCACGATGCGCGCCGTCTGGTTCGCGGAGACTGA
Coding sequences:
- a CDS encoding polysaccharide deacetylase; its protein translation is MSESERDPAWAWEERRWRAGVDKVRAGRSLRPARWKDGARVCVALSFDSDHETSTLREGSVSPGRLSQGEYGSRVAVPRILALLRRHNLRVSFFVPAVVAMLHPDEQRRVVDEGHEVALHGWIHEMTSQLTPAVERDLMRRAFETLAKIAGRPPVGVRCPSWDFSPATLGLIRELGLLYDSSLMADDEPYELLENGEPTGIVELPVEWIKDDAPYFGMHRASSLRPHTPPSAVREIFKAEFDGAVAEGGLFLLTMHPHIIGHRSRMALLVELIEHMKGVDGVWFATHEEVARYCLAQAPAGHSS
- a CDS encoding MFS transporter, yielding MPAVFAHRSFAFLWSARVLSTLAFHVQAVAVGWQLYDLTGSALDLGLVGLVQFVPMLLFTLVAGHAADRYDRRRILILSQVVKAAGSVTLALGTAGDWLDRESILATMAVVGAARVFEMPTLAALVPDVVPRPLIAPAVAWSVSANQTARIVGPALGGLLYGLRPVEAYLTIAGLVVLAAGCAAAIRVARAVRDREPATLEAVLSGIAFIRSRPVLLGTMSLDLFAVLLGGATALLPIYARDILRTGPGGLGLLRAAPAVGALAMSVVLGQHPLQRRLGRTLFRAVMAFGAATVAFGLSTNLTLSLVALAVLGASDVVSVVIRFSLVQIRTPDEMRGRVSAVHSLFTGTSNQLGEFESGLAAELFGPVPAVLIGGVGTMLVAALWMRLFPELPRIRTYEE